The following are encoded together in the Zingiber officinale cultivar Zhangliang chromosome 8A, Zo_v1.1, whole genome shotgun sequence genome:
- the LOC122009776 gene encoding WRKY transcription factor 55-like: MDRILNQILDACGLADELDRSLRNSAGAADLGYLLASCEDAAAAFQRATAELRDLMTEPSAAVPAVGELALECGALPLRTGDAGSSSRKRKEGTRTLIVPATRTGNPDNPPDDGYTWRKYGQKDILNSRFPRSYYRCTHKSFHGCPAKKQVQRLHNDPSVFEVTYRGTHTCQSSPTPLLMTADIGGDGPSATAPLLHLEVMQPAVAGGQVPDWPGRTRSLLGDGRQGGGRDTDVSVAELADAMFNSGSSSGGMDVIFTARLN, translated from the exons ATGGACCGGATACTGAACCAGATCCTCGACGCGTGCGGTCTGGCCGACGAACTCGACCGCTCCCTCCGCAACTCCGCTGGCGCCGCAGACCTTGGCTATCTCCTTGCCTCCTGCGAGGACGCCGCCGCCGCCTTCCAAAGGGCCACCGCCGAGCTGCGCGACCTCATGACCGAGCCTTCCGCCGCCGTGCCGGCGGTGGGGGAGTTGGCGTTGGAGTGTGGAGCGCTGCCGTTACGGACGGGCGACGCCGGGTCGTCGTCGCGGAAGAG GAAAGAGGGGACTAGAACGCTAATAGTGCCGGCGACGAGAACTGGGAACCCGGACAACCCACCGGACGATGGGTACACGTGGCGGAAGTACGGCCAAAAGGACATCCTCAATTCGAGATTTCCTAg GAGTTACTACCGTTGCACGCACAAGAGTTTCCACGGTTGCCCAGCAAAGAAGCAAGTGCAGCGACTCCACAACGATCCCTCCGTCTTCGAAGTCACCTACCGCGGCACGCACACGTGTCAATCATCCCCCACCCCGCTCCTCATGACGGCCGACATAGGCGGGGATGGCCCTTCGGCGACGGCGCCCCTTCTGCATCTCGAAGTCATGCAGCCCGCGGTGGCGGGGGGTCAAGTCCCTGACTGGCCGGGGAGGACCCGTAGCCTCCTCGGCGATGGCCGGCAGGGCGGAGGCAGAGACACCGACGTGTCGGTGGCGGAGCTCGCCGACGCCATGTTCAATTCCGGCAGCAGCAGCGGTGGCATGGACGTCATCTTTACGGCGAGGCTGAATTAA
- the LOC122009777 gene encoding receptor-like protein kinase FERONIA yields MRNHFRWPSAFLLASFLFFLLVAAAPVFVAAADNSTYVPRDYILLNCGSSGHAIDSDSRDWNGDTGSKFASSLNADGFTASEQDPSVPEVPYMTARIFTSPFTYSFPVGPGRKFIRLYFYPANYSSHAPSDAFFSVTCNNHTLLSNFSAFLTANSLNYVYLMREYSVNTSTDGLNLTFAPSNSHPHSFAFINGIEIVSIPDIFTLGNPQLVTGGAPIPYTVDPDIAMETMYRLNVGGQSLSPIKDSGLYRVWTDDSEYIFGAAFGVTYSKDPNVTITYTTSVPNYTAPLDVYSTARSMGPDAHVNLNYNLTWIVTVDASFYYLVRFHFCEIQYPITKQNQRVFDIYVSNQTVWKEADVIAWSGGIGKPVFEDYVVVTSGSGQIDMWIALHPDVRLKPQYYDAILNGLEVFKIQDGNASLAGLNPLPRPEPQVDANRIYRQSTSHKSRAAAIAGGVVGGFALFIVGFCLVGFYRRRKVGGKDAVSSDGPSGWLPLSLYGNSHSATSAKTNATGSYASSLPTNLCRHFSFAEIKAATKGFDESLLLGVGGFGKVYRGVIDGGTMVAIKRGNPMSEQGVHEFQTEIEMLSKLRHRHLVSLIGYCEENCEMILVYDYMAHGTLREHLYKTQKPPLTWRQRLEICIGAARGLHYLHTGAKYTIIHRDVKTTNILLDEKWVAKVSDFGLSKTGPTLDHTHVSTVVKGSFGYLDPEYFRRQQLTEKSDVYSFGVVLFEVLCARPALNPALSKEQVSLAEWSVHCQKKGILDQIIDPFLKGKIAPQCLKKFAETAEKCVADVGTERPSMGDVLWNLEFALQLQESAEESGIISASMSDETLMIRKKEVDDPSMEPSITTTSTTSISIGGQSLASEDSDGLTPSAVFSQIMNPKGR; encoded by the coding sequence ATGAGGAACCATTTCAGATGGCCTTCGGCCTTTCTCCTtgcttccttcctcttcttcttgctcgTCGCGGCGGCGCCGGTCTTTGTCGCCGCCGCTGATAACTCTACGTACGTCCCCAGGGATTACATCCTCCTGAACTGTGGCTCCTCTGGGCATGCCATTGACTCAGATTCCCGGGATTGGAACGGGGACACCGGATCAAAGTTTGCATCTTCCCTAAATGCCGACGGCTTCACTGCGTCCGAGCAAGACCCCTCAGTCCCGGAAGTACCTTACATGACCGCCAGGATCTTCACCTCCCCATTCACCTACTCCTTCCCTGTTGGCCCTGGACGCAAGTTCATTCGCCTCTACTTCTACCCTGCGAATTACTCCAGCCATGCCCCGTCCGACGCCTTCTTCAGCGTCACCTGCAACAACCACACCCTTCTCAGCAATTTCAGCGCCTTCCTGACCGCTAATTCTCTCAATTATGTCTACCTCATGCGTGAATACTCGGTTAATACCTCTACTGATGGTCTGAACCTCACCTTCGCCCCATCAAACTCTCATCCACATTCCTTTGCTTTCATCAATGGTATTGAGATTGTGTCAATCCCTGATATCTTCACCTTAGGAAATCCTCAGCTTGTCACGGGTGGAGCTCCTATTCCATACACTGTAGATCCAGACATAGCAATGGAGACCATGTATCGGCTCAATGTCGGCGGGCAATCTCTCTCCCCTATCAAGGATTCAGGCTTGTATCGTGTTTGGACTGATGATTCAGAATACATTTTTGGGGCTGCTTTCGGAGTAACTTACTCCAAGGATCCCAATGTCACAATTACTTACACCACCAGTGTTCCGAACTACACTGCGCCATTGGATGTTTACTCAACTGCGCGATCGATGGGGCCTGATGCACATGTCAACCTGAACTACAACCTCACATGGATTGTTACGGTCGATGCTAGCTTCTATTATCTTGTAAGGTTCCATTTCTGTGAGATACAGTATCCGATTACGAAGCAAAATCAGAGGGTATTTGATATCTATGTTAGCAACCAGACTGTTTGGAAAGAAGCAGATGTAATTGCATGGAGTGGTGGAATAGGTAAGCCTGTCTTTGAGGACTATGTTGTGGTAACATCAGGAAGTGGACAGATTGATATGTGGATTGCGCTCCATCCAGATGTTAGACTTAAACCACAATACTATGATGCAATCTTGAATGGACTTGAGGTCTTTAAGATTCAAGATGGTAATGCTAGTCTTGCTGGACTTAATCCGCTGCCAAGGCCTGAACCGCAGGTGGATGCTAACAGGATTTATAGGCAGTCCACAAGCCATAAGAGTAGAGCTGCAGCAATTGCTGGCGGAGTGGTTGGAGGGTTCGCTTTGTTCATTGTCGGTTTTTGCCTTGTGGGGTTCTACAGGCGTCGCAAGGTGGGAGGAAAGGATGCAGTTAGCAGCGATGGGCCTTCCGGTTGGCTTCCTCTCTCACTGTATGGAAATTCTCATTCAGCTACATCAGCCAAAACAAATGCCACTGGCAGTTATGCCTCATCGCTCCCTACCAACCTCTGCCGCCACTTTTCATTCGCGGAGATAAAGGCTGCAACGAAAGGTTTTGATGAATCCCTCCTCCTTGGGGTTGGTGGATTCGGAAAGGTCTACCGTGGGGTGATAGATGGCGGGACAATGGTTGCTATAAAGCGCGGTAATCCAATGTCCGAGCAAGGTGTTCATGAGTTCCAGACTGAGATTGAGATGCTCTCGAAGCTCCGCCACCGGCATCTTGTCTCCTTGATTGGTTATTGCGAAGAGAACTGTGAGATGATCCTCGTTTATGATTATATGGCGCATGGCACACTGCGAGAGCACTTATACAAGACTCAGAAGCCACCCCTCACCTGGAGGCAGCGGCTTGAGATTTGTATTGGAGCTGCCCGTGGACTGCACTATCTCCATACGGGCGCGAAGTATACCATCATCCACCGAGATGTGAAGACCACAAACATCCTGCTAGATGAGAAATGGGTTGCTAAGGTTTCAGATTTTGGTCTTTCCAAGACTGGTCCTACATTGGATCACACCCATGTCAGTACAGTCGTGAAGGGTAGTTTTGGATATCTTGATCCAGAGTACTTTAGGAGGCAGCAACTCACCGAGAAATCTGATGTTTACTCGTTTGGGGTTGTGTTGTTTGAGGTTCTTTGTGCTAGACCAGCTCTTAACCCTGCACTTTCGAAGGAACAAGTAAGTTTGGCTGAGTGGTCAGTGCACTGCCAGAAGAAGGGAATTCTCGATCAAATAATTGATCCTTTCCTGAAGGGCAAGATTGCTCCTCAGTGTCTCAAGAAGTTTGCAGAGACTGCTGAGAAGTGCGTGGCAGATGTCGGAACGGAACGGCCATCCATGGGTGATGTGCTCTGGAACCTTGAATTTGCCCTCCAGCTGCAGGAGAGTGCTGAGGAAAGTGGCATTATCAGTGCCAGCATGTCTGATGAAACTCTGATGATCAGGAAGAAAGAAGTTGATGATCCATCCATGGAACCGAGTATCACAACTACATCAACCACCTCAATCAGTATCGGAGGGCAGAGTCTAGCGAGTGAGGACTCTGATGGTCTGACTCCTAGTGCTGTATTCTCACAGATCATGAATCCAAAGGGAAGGTGA
- the LOC122009778 gene encoding eukaryotic translation initiation factor 2 subunit beta isoform X2 codes for MTGEDPTELKEEVPEILPFDPTKKKKKKKPVETNFLNDENGDQDQTGDQVREDEEGEGIVLGVSRYPWEGTDRDYKYEELMGRVFNILRENNPDLAGDRRRTVMRPPQVLREGTKKTVFVNFMDLCKTMHRQPEHVMNFLLAEMGTNGSLDGQQRLVIKGRFAPKNFEGILRRYINEYVICNGCKSPDTILSKENRLFFLRCEQCGSSRSVAPIKAGFVALVKRRKGT; via the exons ATGACGGGTGAGGATCCTACAGAGCTGAAGGAAGAGGTGCCTGAG ATTTTGCCCTTTGATCcaactaagaagaagaaaaagaagaaacct GTTGAAACCAACTTCCTGAATGATGAAAATGGAGACCAAGACCAAACTG GTGATCAAGTTCGggaggatgaagaaggagaaggcatTGTCCTTGGTGTTAGTCGATATCCTTGGGAAGGAACTGATCGTGATTATAAGTACGAAGAG CTTATGGGTCGAGTATTTAATATACTGCGTGAGAATAACCCTGATCTCGCTGGAGATAGGCGTAGAACTGTGATGAGGCCTCCACAAGTTCTTAGAGAAGGAACCAAGAAGACAGTTTTTGTGAACTTTATGGATCTTTGCAAAAC GATGCATAGGCAACCAGAGCATGTTATGAATTTTTTACTTGCTGAAATGGGAACAAATGGATCGCTTGATGGACAGCAGAGACTGGTTATTAAGGGTAGATTTGCCCCCAAAAATTTTGAGGGCATCCTTAGAAGATACATCA ATGAGTATGTCATTTGCAATGGCTGCAAAAGTCCTGATACCATACTTTCAAAGGAGAACCGATTATTCTTTCTTCGTTGTGAACAG TGTGGCTCTTCGCGTTCAGTTGCTCCTATCAAGGCTGGTTTTGTTGCACTTGTGAAACGCCGCAAAGGCACTTGA
- the LOC122009778 gene encoding eukaryotic translation initiation factor 2 subunit beta isoform X1 — protein sequence MTGEDPTELKEEVPEILPFDPTKKKKKKKPVVQDPAEVLDKLTEKTENLTVTETSEPSLVGLKKKKKKPVETNFLNDENGDQDQTGDQVREDEEGEGIVLGVSRYPWEGTDRDYKYEELMGRVFNILRENNPDLAGDRRRTVMRPPQVLREGTKKTVFVNFMDLCKTMHRQPEHVMNFLLAEMGTNGSLDGQQRLVIKGRFAPKNFEGILRRYINEYVICNGCKSPDTILSKENRLFFLRCEQCGSSRSVAPIKAGFVALVKRRKGT from the exons ATGACGGGTGAGGATCCTACAGAGCTGAAGGAAGAGGTGCCTGAG ATTTTGCCCTTTGATCcaactaagaagaagaaaaagaagaaacctgtggTTCAAGATCCTGCTGAAGTGCTAGACAAATTAACTGAGAAAACAGAAAATCTAACTG TTACTGAAACAAGTGAACCAAGTTTAGTTGgcttgaagaaaaagaagaagaaacct GTTGAAACCAACTTCCTGAATGATGAAAATGGAGACCAAGACCAAACTG GTGATCAAGTTCGggaggatgaagaaggagaaggcatTGTCCTTGGTGTTAGTCGATATCCTTGGGAAGGAACTGATCGTGATTATAAGTACGAAGAG CTTATGGGTCGAGTATTTAATATACTGCGTGAGAATAACCCTGATCTCGCTGGAGATAGGCGTAGAACTGTGATGAGGCCTCCACAAGTTCTTAGAGAAGGAACCAAGAAGACAGTTTTTGTGAACTTTATGGATCTTTGCAAAAC GATGCATAGGCAACCAGAGCATGTTATGAATTTTTTACTTGCTGAAATGGGAACAAATGGATCGCTTGATGGACAGCAGAGACTGGTTATTAAGGGTAGATTTGCCCCCAAAAATTTTGAGGGCATCCTTAGAAGATACATCA ATGAGTATGTCATTTGCAATGGCTGCAAAAGTCCTGATACCATACTTTCAAAGGAGAACCGATTATTCTTTCTTCGTTGTGAACAG TGTGGCTCTTCGCGTTCAGTTGCTCCTATCAAGGCTGGTTTTGTTGCACTTGTGAAACGCCGCAAAGGCACTTGA
- the LOC122009778 gene encoding eukaryotic translation initiation factor 2 subunit beta isoform X3 yields MGRVFNILRENNPDLAGDRRRTVMRPPQVLREGTKKTVFVNFMDLCKTMHRQPEHVMNFLLAEMGTNGSLDGQQRLVIKGRFAPKNFEGILRRYINEYVICNGCKSPDTILSKENRLFFLRCEQCGSSRSVAPIKAGFVALVKRRKGT; encoded by the exons ATGGGTCGAGTATTTAATATACTGCGTGAGAATAACCCTGATCTCGCTGGAGATAGGCGTAGAACTGTGATGAGGCCTCCACAAGTTCTTAGAGAAGGAACCAAGAAGACAGTTTTTGTGAACTTTATGGATCTTTGCAAAAC GATGCATAGGCAACCAGAGCATGTTATGAATTTTTTACTTGCTGAAATGGGAACAAATGGATCGCTTGATGGACAGCAGAGACTGGTTATTAAGGGTAGATTTGCCCCCAAAAATTTTGAGGGCATCCTTAGAAGATACATCA ATGAGTATGTCATTTGCAATGGCTGCAAAAGTCCTGATACCATACTTTCAAAGGAGAACCGATTATTCTTTCTTCGTTGTGAACAG TGTGGCTCTTCGCGTTCAGTTGCTCCTATCAAGGCTGGTTTTGTTGCACTTGTGAAACGCCGCAAAGGCACTTGA